CGCTGGCCATCACGGCGGCCGAGATGCCCAGGAAAGAGGCGGCGCTCATGTAATCGCCGGCAATGGCCAGGCCATTCTGGAAGCCGGTGATGCCGCCGCCGGCGGTATAGAAGTCCGCCGCCGAGCGCGTGCGGCCCGCAGCCCACTTGGTGATCCAGAGCGTGGCCACCACAAACACGCTGAACATCGAAATGGCGGTCCAGTTGGTGGCCTGCTTCGCGGTGGGGCCGAGGTCGCCGCCAGCGGCAAAGGCAGTGCCGGCGGCCAGGCTGGCCATCAAGACCAGCAGGAGTCGGGAGGCATTCATGGCTGGGCGTCCTTGAGGATGGCCTGCGTCAGCGTGTCGAACTCCTTGTTCGCACGGCGCACATAAAGGCCGGTGATGACGATGGTGAAGACGATCACGGCCATGCCGATGGGCACGCCGATCGAGGTCACGCCAGTTCCCAGGGGTTGGGCCAGGAAGGGCTTGTTGAAGGCGATCAACGCCACATAGCCGTAGTACACCAAGAGCATCAACAGGGTGAGCAGAACGCCCAGCCCATTGCGCTTGCGTTTGAGCTCCAGGTATTTCGGGTGGGTCTTGACCCGTTCGACCACTGAATCACCCATGACCTTCTCCAGGCAGTTGGAATGGCGGCGATTCTTTGGGTCGGCCCTGACCGCCTTCTGACGGCTGGCTTTCACCAAACTTGCAGAAGGGCCAAAAGCAAAGGGCCGCCATAGAGGCGGCCCTTTGCTCAAGGTGAGTGCTAGGGAGTTTCCCGTGGGCTCAGTGTGCGTCGGTCTTGCTTGGG
Above is a window of Inhella inkyongensis DNA encoding:
- a CDS encoding DUF485 domain-containing protein, which produces MGDSVVERVKTHPKYLELKRKRNGLGVLLTLLMLLVYYGYVALIAFNKPFLAQPLGTGVTSIGVPIGMAVIVFTIVITGLYVRRANKEFDTLTQAILKDAQP